A genomic stretch from Corynebacterium kutscheri includes:
- a CDS encoding Rv2732c family membrane protein, producing the protein MSTPDYAELEKQAAARINLSSYQWFLVGAVVTFLVGLFLFHSGDVRGYQVLFFSDAASQARIKIAEYIFVFIASIATVIFAGLTLITRRMICAYFAWLLGGIAMLVSLLGIWMRIQSHAVDGDPGLGIGFIVEVIAVIVMIYALSCTIFARSEDQLRAQEERLHNEKMDAVGQAQQAVFTSRDYLDPETNPLLIDDCRRQAALRRKNKPDLTQS; encoded by the coding sequence GTGAGTACACCAGATTATGCTGAGTTGGAAAAGCAGGCTGCAGCGCGGATCAATCTGAGTAGCTATCAGTGGTTTCTTGTTGGCGCTGTGGTGACTTTCTTAGTGGGTTTGTTCTTGTTTCATTCCGGTGATGTTCGCGGTTATCAAGTACTTTTTTTCAGTGATGCAGCCAGTCAAGCGCGCATTAAAATTGCTGAGTATATTTTTGTGTTCATTGCTAGTATCGCAACGGTGATTTTTGCGGGACTAACGTTGATAACTAGGCGAATGATATGTGCCTATTTTGCTTGGTTACTAGGCGGAATAGCGATGCTAGTTTCCCTCTTGGGGATTTGGATGCGGATCCAATCTCATGCTGTTGATGGTGATCCTGGGCTAGGGATTGGTTTCATTGTAGAAGTTATCGCTGTTATCGTGATGATTTATGCTTTGAGTTGTACCATTTTTGCTCGTAGTGAAGATCAACTTCGGGCTCAGGAAGAGCGTCTACATAATGAAAAAATGGATGCTGTTGGTCAGGCACAGCAAGCTGTTTTTACTTCCCGTGACTACCTTGACCCGGAGACTAATCCTTTGCTTATCGACGACTGTAGACGACAAGCAGCGTTAAGACGAAAAAATAAACCAGACTTGACTCAATCTTAA
- the miaB gene encoding tRNA (N6-isopentenyl adenosine(37)-C2)-methylthiotransferase MiaB: MSAPTQDFSLPNSVTDIGRGRTYEVRTFGCQMNVHDSERLSGLLEDAGYVQAAEGVEADLVVFNTCAVRENADKRLYGTLGQLRSVKAQRPGMQIAVGGCLAQKDKETVVEKAPWVDVVFGTHNIGSLPALLDRAEHNARAEVEIVDSLEQFPSVLPAKRESAYAGWVSVSVGCNNTCTFCIVPSLRGKEVDRRPGDILAEVQALVDQGVSEVTLLGQNVNAYGVNFADPEAPRDRSAFSKLLRACGDIKGLERLRFTSPHPAEFTSDVIDAMAETPNVCPQLHMPLQSGSDKVLKQMRRSYRSKKFLAILDEVRAKIPHASITTDIIVGFPGETEEDFQATLDVMEKARFTSAYTFQYSPRPGTPAAEYELQVAKEVVQDRYERLIAVQERVSQEENNKLIGQEVELLVQANGGRKNDKTHRMTGRARDGRLVHFLPAGKLDQEIRPGDIVKVSVTAAKPFFLIADSGVSEHRRTKAGDMSAAGKVPTTAPVGVGLGLPKIGAPSSAPAQTNCGC, translated from the coding sequence GTGTCTGCACCTACTCAAGATTTTTCACTGCCCAATAGCGTCACTGACATAGGACGCGGCCGTACCTATGAAGTGCGTACTTTCGGATGCCAGATGAATGTTCATGATTCAGAACGCCTTTCTGGTTTGTTGGAAGACGCCGGTTATGTCCAGGCTGCTGAAGGAGTAGAAGCAGATCTGGTCGTGTTTAATACGTGTGCGGTACGTGAAAATGCTGATAAGCGTTTATATGGCACTCTTGGTCAGTTACGTAGCGTTAAAGCACAACGTCCCGGCATGCAAATTGCAGTAGGTGGATGTTTAGCGCAAAAAGATAAAGAAACTGTAGTTGAGAAAGCACCATGGGTAGACGTTGTTTTTGGTACCCATAATATTGGTTCACTACCTGCGCTGTTAGATCGCGCAGAGCATAATGCGCGTGCTGAAGTAGAAATTGTGGATTCTTTAGAGCAATTTCCTTCAGTCTTGCCAGCAAAACGTGAATCCGCTTACGCTGGTTGGGTTTCGGTATCGGTGGGATGCAATAACACGTGTACTTTTTGTATCGTTCCTTCTTTGCGTGGTAAAGAAGTTGATCGTCGACCTGGTGATATTTTGGCCGAAGTACAGGCACTTGTTGATCAAGGTGTTTCAGAAGTGACTTTACTTGGTCAAAATGTTAACGCCTATGGGGTTAATTTTGCTGATCCAGAAGCGCCTCGGGATAGAAGTGCTTTTTCAAAATTATTGCGAGCTTGCGGAGATATTAAAGGCTTAGAACGACTGCGTTTTACTAGCCCACACCCGGCAGAGTTCACTTCAGATGTTATTGATGCAATGGCGGAGACTCCGAATGTATGCCCACAGTTGCATATGCCATTGCAGTCTGGATCAGACAAAGTGCTTAAACAGATGCGTCGTAGCTATCGAAGCAAGAAGTTTTTAGCAATTTTGGATGAGGTTCGTGCAAAAATACCGCATGCCTCTATTACTACAGATATTATTGTTGGTTTCCCCGGTGAGACCGAAGAAGATTTCCAGGCCACCTTGGATGTGATGGAAAAAGCTCGTTTTACTAGTGCTTATACTTTCCAGTACAGTCCACGCCCAGGTACACCTGCGGCAGAATATGAGCTGCAAGTTGCTAAAGAAGTAGTGCAGGATCGTTATGAACGTCTGATTGCAGTACAAGAACGTGTTAGCCAAGAAGAGAATAACAAGCTCATTGGGCAAGAAGTAGAGTTGCTTGTGCAAGCTAATGGTGGTCGGAAAAATGATAAGACTCATCGTATGACTGGTCGCGCTCGAGATGGTCGCTTAGTACACTTTTTACCAGCTGGAAAGCTAGATCAAGAGATTCGCCCCGGTGACATTGTTAAAGTAAGCGTGACTGCGGCGAAACCTTTCTTCTTAATTGCTGATTCCGGGGTTAGTGAACATCGTCGGACAAAGGCGGGGGATATGTCGGCTGCCGGCAAGGTTCCTACTACTGCGCCAGTCGGCGTAGGCTTGGGGCTACCTAAAATTGGTGCGCCGTCAAGTGCACCGGCACAAACTAATTGTGGCTGCTAA
- a CDS encoding regulatory protein RecX: protein MSSAQDKQARLQRLAEALEHYEAHGSDLFDHGLEEEKAKVRKRALLLLDHRLRSRKELTDRLIALEFEPDIVNKVIEDFIRVGLVNDEAFAEQWVRERFAMRGKSRSILAMELREKGIAESISAQALAQIDDDDEAAKAEKLAAKKARSIKEVPGDKKMYNADLRRVVGVLARRGFPAGLSMRIARQELDRRINELS, encoded by the coding sequence ATGAGTAGTGCTCAAGATAAGCAAGCACGCTTACAACGTTTAGCTGAAGCTCTTGAGCACTATGAAGCTCATGGTAGTGATCTTTTTGATCATGGACTTGAAGAGGAAAAAGCTAAAGTGCGTAAGCGTGCTTTGCTGTTATTGGACCACCGTTTGCGCTCGAGGAAAGAACTTACCGATCGTCTTATCGCATTAGAATTTGAGCCGGACATCGTTAATAAAGTTATTGAAGATTTTATTCGAGTTGGCTTAGTTAATGATGAGGCTTTTGCAGAACAATGGGTGCGGGAACGTTTTGCCATGCGGGGTAAATCACGTTCAATTTTGGCAATGGAGTTAAGAGAAAAAGGCATTGCGGAAAGCATTAGTGCTCAGGCGTTAGCGCAAATAGATGATGACGACGAAGCTGCTAAGGCCGAAAAGCTGGCTGCTAAAAAAGCACGTAGTATTAAGGAAGTACCAGGCGATAAGAAAATGTACAATGCGGATTTGCGTCGGGTGGTTGGGGTGCTGGCTCGGCGTGGTTTTCCGGCAGGTTTAAGTATGCGTATTGCTCGCCAAGAACTTGATCGTCGAATAAATGAATTAAGCTAA
- the recA gene encoding recombinase RecA, with the protein MASKKNTKVIAEKGENRQKALDAALALIEKDFGKGAIMRLGDDNRPPVQAISSGNTAIDIALGIGGFPRGRIVEIYGPESSGKTTVALHAIASAQREGGIAAFIDAEHALDPEYARNLGVDTDALLVSQPDTGEQALEITDMLVRSGAVDLIVIDSVAALTPKAEIDGDMGDSHVGLQARLMSQALRKLTGALYNSGTTAIFINQLRDKIGVMFGSPETTTGGKALKFYASVRCDIRRTQTLKDGQDAIGSRTKLKVVKNKVSPPFKVAEFDVIYGEGISREASILEIAADNGIVKKSGAWFTYEGEQLGQGKEKARLHLKANPEIADELEDKIFQKLKIGAYANQNDELTDDRIDVIPNVDFDDVDDE; encoded by the coding sequence GTGGCTTCCAAAAAGAACACTAAGGTTATTGCCGAAAAAGGTGAGAATCGTCAAAAGGCTCTTGATGCAGCATTAGCACTTATTGAAAAAGATTTTGGTAAAGGTGCAATTATGCGCCTTGGGGATGATAACCGTCCACCGGTGCAAGCTATTTCTTCTGGTAATACTGCAATTGATATTGCATTAGGTATCGGTGGTTTTCCACGTGGTCGCATTGTTGAGATTTATGGGCCAGAATCTTCTGGTAAAACTACCGTTGCGTTACACGCTATCGCTTCTGCACAAAGAGAGGGTGGTATTGCAGCTTTTATTGATGCTGAGCATGCTTTAGATCCAGAATATGCCCGTAATTTAGGGGTTGATACTGATGCGTTATTGGTTTCTCAGCCTGATACCGGTGAACAAGCATTAGAAATTACTGATATGTTGGTGCGCTCTGGTGCTGTTGATCTTATTGTTATTGACTCAGTAGCTGCTTTGACTCCGAAGGCAGAAATCGATGGTGATATGGGTGATAGTCACGTTGGTTTGCAAGCACGTCTAATGAGTCAGGCACTACGTAAATTAACTGGTGCGCTGTATAACTCTGGTACTACCGCTATTTTTATTAACCAATTGCGCGATAAAATTGGCGTTATGTTCGGTAGTCCAGAAACTACTACCGGCGGTAAAGCTCTGAAGTTCTATGCCTCAGTGCGTTGTGATATTCGGCGTACCCAAACTTTAAAAGATGGTCAAGACGCTATCGGTAGCCGTACTAAACTTAAAGTGGTTAAAAATAAGGTATCTCCACCATTTAAAGTCGCTGAATTTGATGTGATTTATGGTGAGGGTATTTCTCGAGAAGCTTCAATTTTAGAGATTGCTGCTGATAACGGCATTGTGAAAAAGTCTGGTGCGTGGTTTACCTATGAGGGAGAGCAGCTAGGCCAAGGTAAAGAAAAAGCTCGGTTGCATCTTAAGGCGAACCCAGAGATTGCTGATGAGTTAGAAGATAAAATCTTCCAAAAGCTTAAGATCGGTGCTTATGCGAACCAAAATGATGAGCTAACTGATGATCGTATAGATGTAATTCCAAACGTTGATTTTGATGATGTAGACGATGAGTAG
- a CDS encoding DUF3046 domain-containing protein: MRLTEFQQLVDDEFGQAKGQWLLHSHVLSTHGATPDELIESGIDPRDVWWALCEEFQIPPERQLGRDD, from the coding sequence ATGCGCCTTACAGAATTTCAACAGTTAGTTGATGATGAATTTGGTCAAGCAAAAGGACAATGGCTATTGCACTCACACGTCCTTTCTACCCACGGCGCAACCCCAGATGAGTTGATTGAGTCTGGTATAGATCCGCGTGATGTGTGGTGGGCGCTGTGCGAAGAATTTCAAATTCCTCCAGAGCGCCAACTTGGTCGGGATGATTAA
- a CDS encoding biotin transporter BioY: protein MSTVVINSRNRLTDLAYIAVFSALIIVLAFVSIPVGAAGVPIVLQNAAIVLAGLVLGGRRGFLAAALFLGLGLLGLPVLAGGRSVLAALPGVSIGYLVGYLISPLVAGIIAYTARGRSKAQTTITFIIAAAVGLIIQYLCGSIGLVIRADMSFGAALAAQGAFVIPDAVKFSVVVIIALSVHAAFPDLMRKK, encoded by the coding sequence TTGTCTACAGTCGTGATCAACTCTCGAAACCGTCTTACGGATCTTGCTTATATTGCAGTTTTTTCCGCACTAATCATTGTATTAGCTTTTGTCTCTATCCCCGTTGGGGCAGCCGGAGTACCTATCGTTTTACAAAATGCAGCCATCGTTCTAGCCGGTTTAGTACTTGGCGGCAGACGTGGTTTTCTTGCTGCCGCGCTTTTTCTTGGCCTAGGACTTCTAGGTTTACCAGTTCTTGCTGGCGGGCGTTCAGTTCTTGCCGCCTTACCGGGAGTTTCCATTGGTTATTTGGTGGGTTACCTTATTTCACCACTAGTAGCAGGCATCATTGCTTACACCGCACGTGGACGCAGCAAAGCTCAGACAACTATCACCTTCATTATCGCAGCAGCAGTTGGGTTAATTATCCAGTATTTATGCGGCAGTATTGGCCTTGTTATTCGTGCTGATATGAGTTTTGGTGCCGCACTTGCCGCTCAGGGTGCTTTTGTTATCCCCGATGCTGTCAAATTTAGCGTTGTAGTCATCATTGCATTAAGTGTGCATGCGGCATTCCCTGACCTCATGCGTAAGAAATAA
- a CDS encoding energy-coupling factor ABC transporter ATP-binding protein, with the protein MDIRFDSVSVNYDDKIILDNITTTLSEHRIGIIGANGGGKSTFIRLINGLGEASSGTVEVDGMNVNKQAKEIRKKVGFVFSDAENQIVMPTVHDDIAFSLRRHKLTKDVREAKVNEVMQRFQLANHRDHSPHMLSGGQKQLLALASVLVIEPELIIADEPTTLLDMLNRRRIRQIFDTLEQQLIVVTHDLDFLQGFDRVLCIDNHAIAADGSPEEVIAFYTNLMQQRTL; encoded by the coding sequence ATGGACATACGCTTTGATTCAGTCAGCGTTAATTATGATGACAAAATCATCCTGGACAATATCACTACTACGCTTAGCGAACATCGGATCGGAATTATCGGTGCCAATGGCGGCGGGAAATCTACTTTTATCCGACTTATTAATGGTCTTGGCGAAGCTAGCTCTGGCACAGTCGAAGTCGATGGAATGAACGTCAATAAGCAGGCAAAAGAGATTCGCAAAAAAGTTGGTTTTGTCTTCTCCGATGCTGAAAACCAGATCGTTATGCCTACCGTCCATGATGACATTGCCTTTTCTTTACGACGGCATAAATTAACCAAGGATGTTCGTGAAGCCAAAGTTAATGAAGTCATGCAACGATTCCAACTTGCTAATCATCGCGATCATTCACCGCATATGCTCTCCGGTGGGCAAAAACAACTGCTTGCCCTAGCTAGTGTGTTGGTTATTGAACCTGAGCTCATTATTGCTGATGAGCCAACAACACTATTGGATATGCTCAATCGACGCCGTATTCGCCAGATTTTTGATACCCTCGAGCAGCAGCTTATTGTAGTCACCCATGATCTTGACTTTTTACAAGGCTTCGACCGAGTATTATGCATAGATAATCATGCCATTGCCGCTGATGGTTCCCCCGAAGAGGTTATTGCTTTTTATACGAACCTTATGCAGCAAAGGACTCTATAG